ACTACACTTCTGTGGCCATTCCCACAATCTGTAACAGTGGCCAACCCTCTGTCGCAGCCACCTGGTGGACCTTCTTACCCCAGCGAGCTGTAAGACTCTCTACTAACGAGCATTCTAGACCCTCCAGCATTTTCAGGGCATCCCTGTACTCACATGATGGTCCACAGGCATCTAGAAAGCAGGCAACACCACCCCACATCGATGAGGGGGGCCCTCCAGGATTTCCTCCACACATGCTTCCTGCCTTTTGCCCATACTTTGGTTCTTGGACCCCTCTTGACTGACTCCCCAGGTGTTTCATAAATGACCACATATGCAAAGCAAACACCAAACACAAAACGAGCCAAGAAACTAAAGAATGAGGTGGAAAAGTCCAGTTTGTCAGTACAGGGTGATTTGCTGGGGAACGTACAAACAGAAGCATGGTCTTGGTGGCCACAGGACAGGGAGATCTCCACACTGTTACTTCCTGGCCCCAGGGCTTATGTACCACAGGGAAAGAGTGCACACGCTCTATAGAGACAGTTAGAGGCGACCCTTCCAAACAGACAAGAATTCTGTGTTCACTATAGCCTATAATTTGTGCAAAGACCTCAAGATTGTTTTTATCTAATGGCAAGATTTCTAGTAAGTCTATGTTCTTACCCTAAGGACGGTAAATAACGTAGGAATTAGGAAGCATTCCCAGGACTGGGGCTAATCAAAAGTCAGCATGGCAGATTAGCAcccaagatggagtcactttcATCTCCACAGTGTCTTTGAATCTAAGTCAATTTATTCATACCTTATAAatagattttgttattgttgttttaattcacACTGACGATATGTGCCTTTGATTGCATTGTTTTATTAAATCATGGGTAATGGTATTATTGATGCTGTTGGTGTAATGGAATGAATGGTGTTCCCACAAAATTAATTCATTGAAGTCCTAATATCAGTGCTTCAGAATTTGACAGTATATGAAGATAGGATTACAAAATAAGTATGcctgaatattttattaatctaatttattattcatttagcCATTCATTCCAGGAGTGCCATTTAACCAACATTGCTGGCCACCAAGCCTCTAGTCATTCCAACACCAATGATTTCAACACTGTAGATCTGACAATTCTCAAATTATCACTTCAGTCATAGCTTCAACTTATATAATAAAGCACAGGTGTGCCCTCTTCAGACCACAGGTATGTGAACCCCTCCACATATTGCCTCCAGTATTTGAACTTGCAAACAAAGGAGAACTTCTCCTTACAAGAATCTTCCTTCCATTTCTTGAATCCTATAAGTCAATGAGAAGATTCAGGCTGAGGGGACCAGAATGTGTTACCCTCCTGGCTGCAGGACTCagcaaaaataaagaggaaacacTCCTCCATTTCCTGAATGAAGAGTTCACTCTTCCTCTATCCCAGTCCCCAGGTCGATCCTCAGAGATAAATAGGAAAGGATGGCAATAAGTGTGTGGTTTCTGTGCCTCTTACCTGAACTTGGAGTCAGGCTAGCACAGTAGGCAGTATTGGCACAGCTTGGGGCTCCAGTGTCCCACGATTTGTAGGAGACCAGGGACCCACTGCTCCAGTGCCAATGGCAGTTCTAGATGGGGAAGGGCCAGAACAGGGGCAGATGTGACTCAGAAAGAGATGGAAACACCTGGTTTGTGTTCACACTCAGAAACAGGTCAAGACTATAAGACAAGAATAaaccttcctttttctctaagTGTCATATTATTTCCTCCACATTTTCTCTAAGCTGCTTCTTTCCTGGAATGTTCATCTACCTCTCTGTGTCCTGCCAAACATTAAGTGTTCTAAATTTGCCACAGAGAACCATGAAACCTCATTATTGAAACTGGTTCCTGGTTTTTCTTTCCTGAGGCCCCAAAAGTTCATATCCAGCATAGCATTAGATGGCCATTAGTTGttgatatattatttatatcaaCCTTGCGGTTCCTGATTGCCAGCAGTAGATTCTCCTCCTCTATTCTCTTTTACTATACGGTCCACAAAAGTCTCTTCTATAACACAGATGATAACACAATAGATAAGAGGTACATAATAGATACTGAAAGATGCTACCCTAGAAGTAGACAGAATGAGTATATCTGTGAATGCCTGAAACACAGTGGAAATTCAGCCTTAAGCTTATCTCTAAGAACCTATAGAGAACTGAACCTTAATGTCCTTTATGTTATAGGATTTATAGAGAGGTTGCTTTTATCATAATATGGTAAAAACTGGTGCTTGAGGAGCCAGACGTCGGATCTCCATCTTCTCTCTGGAACCTGATAATCAGAAGGTAGAAGATGCAGCAGACTGACCCGGTGGGGGTCATAGAGGCCAATCCAGACTTTGCCATCCTTGGTGCCACTCTCTTTAATCAGCGAAGCCACAAAGGCAacctcagcctgggtgaggaGAGATACTAGGTTACCCGAATTCATGTTCTGGCAGTAGAGctgttgcagaagaaaatggagCACTCAGTGATGGAGGAAAGTGTAGGAGACACATTGAGTCCTCCCAGAAGATCTGTCAGTAAAAGGACAGCACAGAAATATCCCAGATGATGCTGTCACTGACCACAAGCATCTCTGTGCTGAATGACGGGATAAAGTAGATTGGAAAGTTTTGGGCTGATGATCGGATAGGGAGGGGACAAGTCTCATCTCATATCAGCCACTGAACACACTGGAGAGTGGCAGCTTCCCCTCCCTTCATGAGCCTCCCTTCCCACACTGCTCTCCTCACTCACATCTGCATCAACCCAGATCTCAAGGTCTTCATTAAAGTAGTAGCAGTAGGAGCCACAGGCATTGGTGCCTTCTGGGCAGCTGATCCGGGCCTTGGGCAACTCAGCCTGGCCCTCCTGTCCTGGGAAAAGAGACAATTAAGAAAGACCCTCAGGGCAAGGGAAAGGCTAAGAGATGAGGTAGGAGCTTCTGAGGATTCTTTATAGGAATAGAAGGATGCTATAGGTCATGAAGCGATTGGTCACTACTGCCCTCCTACATCTTACCTATAGTCTCTCAAGATGTCTTTGCTCAAGACAAGAGCACACAATGAATAGGTTCATGAAATGAACCTCTTCCTATTGTCCCATTGTCCCTTTTACATATGGGGCTCAGGCTTTTTCTGCCTCGAAGTACTCAGGCTTCTGCCTTTCTTAAGCTTGTCCGGTTTCTCTACACACAAAGCTCTCCTCAGTTCCCCATTCCACGAATGACTGCATACAGACATCCCCAAACCCCCCATCATGAGTAGTGTTAATATGATAAACCAATGCCACCTGCAGTGCTCACTGATAAGGGGTCTTGCTAAGTTCCATCTCTAACTCCCTAATGAGGTGAGGATGTTTTTGAAAGGGATGAGATCAGCAATAACTATCACTGAACAACACAAAACAACCCCTGAACTTGACTCTGCTTTTTCTCAAGTGAACTCGTATGCATGAGGATGGAGTGAGGGCTTCAGTGCTGGGGTTGTGGGAGATGTGTATGGGGGAAAGAAATCTCACCTTGGTTCAGAGACAGAAACATCAGGCAAGAGATCAGCATGAAGCATGAGTTGGTCTGAGTCATGCTAAGCAGCAGTGAATCTCTTGCTTAAGGAGCAAATCAGCAATCTCTGTAAGAGAACACAGGGAAAAGGGTTTGAGAGAATGAGAGCAGAGCACCCATTACCTTCCTTAGATCCTCCTCTGAATTCCTGACAGCAGGAAGGTCCTCTGAGATATTACATTCCCATATATTTCTCTTGAGAAtctggaaactatacaaactCAGTAACCCAAAATAACTTTGGCTCCTACTGAGGCTTTGTTACTGCTGACACCTCTTGGACAGATAATGCTGTATCTTCCCCAAGATTTTAATTACAGCCCTTGTGAAAGGTGCTCTTCTCCTGTAATGCCCACTTACCTGTGGGCTGAATCTGAGGTGGCTTTTCAGGCCAAGTAATGATAGAGATGTATAACAGGGTCTGAGAGAAGAGCCACAGTATTTAAGCCAGGGGTGGAGCAAGGAGTGAGAGACAGCGATCCTACACAGGGCATTGACAGTAAGAGATTCTGGCATCAAGAGGAGCTCTTCCTGGCATATCCTGGGAATGGCCACAGATGAAGTCCTTTCCCCCAAAATGGAAAACTTTCCAAGTTCAAGGCAGACTTTGCCCTTGCTCAGCAGAAACCGGATGTCCTATCCTGTAGCCCTGAAGATCCAGCAAGCAGCTGAGACCTTCCAGGAATCTTGGCAGCTGTTATGCAGGCTAGGCCAGCGGTAGTAGAGGCAGGCAGAGTGAGAACCTGGAGCAGGGCCGTCtttgagacacagagacaaggGAGCTGCTGAATGGTTAGGGAGCATCCCTGTTGGAAGCAGTGGGACAAATAGAGTTTAAAATATTGGTAACTTAATTGACTTATCCAATACCGTACTATGGAAGAAAATAGAGCTAAAACtcaattcttgtttttttctccttcttattctagtatactgttttgtttttgttgttgttgttgttgttgttgttattgtttgctCATTTTGGCCTCTGAGCACTCTCCCACTTGCAGGTTCTGTCAGTCCATGTATGGTCAGTCCTTCTGTACTGTCCATTTCCTGACAAGACCACTGCCTGCATCACCCTTTTATAACCTTCATGTACCTCTCAAACCATTCATGCATTTCAATTTTGACTGTCCCACAAGTAGCTGAAAAGCCCatacttttcttcctctgttgaGCACACTTTTAAGAGGATCAAGATCACTCTATCTTTTGCAAAAGGAGCTCCAGGTTCTTTCTAAGAATCTCCCTTATTGGATTTGCTGGCTTGCCTTCTGATCCTACCATCTGGTAGAATTTCCTATTGGTTCTTTTCAACATTGGCATTTTCTCTGCTTAGTCAATTAAAGAACACAATAGGACCAGACCTAAGAATTCTCCTTCACATCATCTCCTTAGCATAGATTAAAATAGCCTTAGAATACACCAGAAGATAGGTTAAGATCTGTTCATTGAAATTTTAGAGGTACCAGGTCTTAGATCTTTGGAGAAGGTAATTATAACTCATAAGAGGATTCCAGACTAATCCCCATATATGTTTTTCCCCTGTAAAGTCAGTTTATTCGTTTAAGTTGGCTATGTGACAAATTTTCACTCTCATTCAGGTTATTGActgaattcagttccttgtagtTGTAGAGTTGTAGCACTGAGGTTTCCACTTCCTTGCTAGCTATCAGCTTAGGTGCCAGTCTCAGCTAGATTCCTTGGCACAAGAACCCCTCCATCTTCTAAGCTAGCAACAAGACAGTGAATTCTTTTTGGCCTTTGAATTTCTTGACTTCCCCTTATGCTACCAGTCAGAGAAAATTATCTGCTTTCAAATGGCTCATGTGATTAGACTGGGTCCCTCCAGGAATCTCCCAAAACCTCCTTTCTTATTGATGCAAAGTCAATGAATTAGTAACCTTCATTTTATCTTCAAgaatcccttttgccatataataTAGCATAGTTGTGGTTTTTCAATCTCATCCTATTTACAGGTTCTGCTCACATTCATACGGCACACATATATAAGATCAAGGGTCATGGGGGTCATGACTCTGCATAGCACAGCACAGCAAATAATTCGTGCTCCCCTGCAATGAACCTCACTCAAACTCGTGTAAGGGGAACAATTACTCTATTTCCCACATGAAAGAACCAAAAGACTTGATACCTAAGACATTCCTCTGAACTTTCATGTTCATATCCTTTCAGCTAATGTCCCCGCCCTTTCAGCTAACGTCCCCCTCCTCCAACTAATCCCCACTTGTATAATACTTCAGCCCCGTAAATATTTATCTTCACATCTTTTGAGTAAATTCAAATTACTCAGTTTATGACTGCTAATCCTCAAGAACAGTTCCTCTATTCTTGATAGTGGCTGAAGTACCCTTGCTAAAGCCCCATAAAACATTTCACCCTCCTGCCCCAAGTCAGAATGGCCCTTGGGACTCTTCTTAGGCCaagaacattttcaaataaagtctTATGCTACTGACGCTTTGTTCGATTTTCCTCCAGTGTTTGGTAGGAtatcccatctaggtttgtgtaagtacagtCTTTGACGTTCATGTGAAAATGCAATCACCTAAGGACGTGTttttcagaacatatccccatagTTAAATAACCCATAATTGTATTCTCTAGCACTTTACACTCAAAATGTTCAAAGATTCCAACTATTTAATGGTcagcattttaaaagttgttacAAAGATGGCTTTAGAAatacagataaattatttttaaaaaggaaaaatcctaaaatttattttcctaagtaTTGTTGAGGATAGGCTAATAAAAATTTCGACTGTATAACCCCAAATTTTAATAATGTTCTGGTTGACTTTTTTCCACACTTATTTTCTTACAAGATTCCTGAATCTGTGACCCTCTTGAACTCCATAGTATttgatatttgcaaatattttggaaGCACATTTGTTTCACCTTCAGGTTTCCTTTGGGGAGACATTCTTAGAAAGCTGAACTgttcctgggccaggcacagtggctcacacctgtaatcccaggactttgggaggtcgaggtgagcagatcacgaggtcagcagtttgagaccagcctggtcaacatggaaaaacccctctctactagaaatacaaaaattagccaggcacagtggcaggcacctataatcccagctacttgggaggtagaggcaggagaatcgcttcaatctgggaagcagaggttgcagtgagcggagatgcaccactgccctccagtctgggtgacagagcaagactctgtctcaaggaaaggaaaagaaagctgaGGTTCTTTTCTTCCAATGTGCTGCAAGTGAAAATCATTTAATTGCATGTCAAGAATTATAAAGGCTCTAAGATTTGTACCCTACTTGCAAGGTAAGGCAGACTTCCACAGTTTGATTGATATTGGCAAAACACAAAGGACTTTTTGTTACTCATGGTACAGTAAGCAGCACAAGCAGCAGCACACTCACCCTAGGTCCTGTTACTCTAAGTCTCATGGAGGTGACATCGATGGGCCAGACAGATGCCTTCACATTGAGTGGGTTATGTTACAGGGGAGAAATACCCCCTGTAATTACATTATGA
This Theropithecus gelada isolate Dixy chromosome 13, Tgel_1.0, whole genome shotgun sequence DNA region includes the following protein-coding sequences:
- the LOC112604515 gene encoding lithostathine-1-beta-like; the encoded protein is MTQTNSCFMLISCLMFLSLNQGQEGQAELPKARISCPEGTNACGSYCYYFNEDLEIWVDADLYCQNMNSGNLVSLLTQAEVAFVASLIKESGTKDGKVWIGLYDPHRNCHWHWSSGSLVSYKSWDTGAPSCANTAYCASLTPSSGFKKWKEDSCKEKFSFVCKFKYWRQYVEGFTYLWSEEGTPVLYYIS